Proteins encoded together in one Hymenobacter monticola window:
- the pafA gene encoding alkaline phosphatase PafA, with protein sequence MKKTMLLALLALPTLAAKPEKPVPRPKLVVGIVVDQMRYDYIYRYWSKYPAGGFRRLLGEGFSYESCHYNYVPTYTGPGHASVYTGTTPAVHGIVGNNWFERETGKGTYVTEDKTVHAVGGTEAAGQMSPRHLLSTTITDELRLATNFQAKTIGVSMKDRGSILPAGHAATAAYWYDGTNGAFISSTFYQPALPDWVQKFNASGHAAEYLNKPWNTLLPIADYTESSPDDVAWEAAFKGETKPVFPHDLPVLSAGAPASVAPALKNSGDTKNPQTPNQNLDLIRSTPFGNSLTTDFALETLRQEQMGQRGITDFLAVSYSSTDYVGHQFGPNSIEAEDTYLRLDRELARLFAALDKQVGKGQALVFLTADHAAAHAVGFNNAHRLPGSGVGPSVIRDSVQRALTRQYGAGQWVLSYENQQVYLNRPLLKNKNIDLSKAQAAVAAALLTLPGVTQSLTALDLQRAHWSEGLGMYQENGFYAPRSGDVLTVLAPGWLEAYAYPVVKGTTHGSAGAYDTHVPLLFWGWGVKHGASSAAVHITDIAPTIAQFLHIQEPSGCSGVPLRDVLGR encoded by the coding sequence ATGAAGAAGACCATGTTGCTGGCCTTGTTGGCGTTGCCAACGCTAGCCGCCAAGCCCGAAAAACCCGTGCCGCGCCCCAAGCTGGTGGTGGGCATTGTGGTGGACCAGATGCGCTACGACTACATTTACCGCTACTGGAGCAAGTACCCGGCCGGCGGCTTCCGGCGCCTGCTGGGCGAGGGTTTCAGCTACGAGAGCTGCCACTACAACTACGTGCCCACCTACACCGGTCCGGGCCACGCCAGCGTGTACACGGGCACCACGCCGGCCGTGCACGGCATTGTGGGCAACAACTGGTTTGAGCGCGAAACCGGCAAGGGCACCTACGTGACCGAAGATAAAACCGTGCACGCCGTTGGGGGCACCGAAGCCGCGGGCCAGATGTCGCCGCGCCACCTGCTCAGCACTACTATCACCGACGAGCTGCGGCTGGCCACGAACTTCCAGGCCAAAACCATTGGCGTGAGCATGAAGGACCGGGGCAGCATCCTGCCCGCCGGCCATGCCGCCACCGCTGCCTACTGGTACGACGGCACCAATGGCGCCTTCATCAGCAGCACCTTCTACCAGCCGGCTTTGCCCGATTGGGTGCAGAAATTTAATGCGTCGGGCCACGCGGCCGAGTACCTGAACAAGCCCTGGAACACGCTGCTGCCCATCGCCGACTACACCGAAAGCTCGCCCGACGATGTGGCCTGGGAGGCCGCCTTCAAGGGCGAAACCAAGCCCGTGTTTCCGCACGACTTGCCGGTGCTTTCGGCCGGAGCGCCCGCCTCGGTAGCGCCCGCCCTCAAGAACTCAGGCGACACCAAGAACCCCCAGACGCCCAACCAGAACCTCGACCTCATCCGCAGCACGCCCTTCGGCAACTCGCTCACCACCGATTTTGCCCTCGAAACCCTGCGCCAGGAGCAGATGGGCCAGCGCGGCATCACCGATTTCCTGGCTGTGAGCTACAGCAGCACCGACTACGTAGGCCACCAGTTCGGCCCCAACTCCATCGAGGCCGAAGACACCTACCTGCGCCTCGACCGCGAACTGGCCCGCCTGTTTGCGGCGCTGGATAAGCAAGTGGGGAAGGGCCAGGCCCTCGTCTTCCTAACAGCCGACCACGCCGCGGCCCACGCCGTGGGCTTCAACAACGCCCACCGGCTGCCGGGAAGCGGCGTGGGCCCCAGCGTCATCCGCGACTCAGTGCAGCGCGCCCTCACGCGCCAGTACGGCGCCGGCCAGTGGGTGCTCAGCTACGAAAACCAGCAGGTGTACCTCAACCGCCCGCTGCTGAAAAATAAGAATATCGACCTCAGCAAGGCCCAGGCGGCCGTGGCCGCCGCCCTGCTCACACTGCCCGGCGTCACGCAGTCGCTCACGGCCCTGGATTTGCAGCGCGCCCACTGGAGCGAGGGCCTGGGCATGTACCAGGAGAACGGCTTCTACGCCCCGCGCTCGGGTGATGTGCTCACCGTGCTGGCCCCCGGCTGGCTCGAAGCCTACGCCTACCCCGTGGTGAAGGGCACCACCCACGGCTCGGCCGGTGCTTACGATACGCACGTGCCGCTGCTGTTCTGGGGCTGGGGCGTGAAGCACGGGGCGTCATCGGCCGCCGTGCACATCACCGACATTGCGCCCACCATTGCGCAGTTTCTGCACATTCAGGAGCCCAGCGGCTGCTCGGGTGTGCCCCTGCGTGACGTGCTGGGGCGGTAG